The following are from one region of the Endozoicomonas sp. 4G genome:
- the crr gene encoding PTS glucose transporter subunit IIA, with protein sequence MSLFDSFKKSVGLSADQGTVIKAPLSGDIVPIEEVPDPVFADKVVGDGIAINPTGSVMVAPCDGEIGKIFETNHAFSMETPTGVELFVHFGIDTVELKGEGFKRIASEGQQVKAGDPIIEVDLKLLKEKAKSVITPVVISNMDDVASLEKSSGSVVQGSDDLLVVKMR encoded by the coding sequence ATGAGCCTTTTTGACTCTTTCAAAAAAAGCGTGGGGCTGAGCGCCGATCAGGGAACGGTGATCAAAGCACCACTGAGCGGTGATATTGTACCGATTGAAGAAGTACCTGATCCTGTTTTTGCGGATAAAGTGGTTGGTGACGGTATTGCCATTAATCCTACCGGCAGCGTCATGGTAGCGCCCTGTGATGGTGAAATTGGCAAGATCTTTGAAACCAATCACGCCTTCAGCATGGAGACACCTACCGGCGTCGAGCTATTCGTTCACTTTGGTATTGATACAGTTGAGCTGAAGGGCGAAGGTTTCAAGCGTATTGCCAGCGAAGGCCAACAGGTCAAGGCCGGAGATCCGATCATCGAAGTGGATCTGAAGTTACTGAAAGAGAAAGCCAAGAGCGTTATTACGCCTGTTGTGATCTCTAATATGGACGATGTCGCCTCTCTGGAAAAATCTTCAGGCTCTGTTGTTCAGGGCAGTGATGACCTGCTGGTTGTAAAAATGAGGTAG